From the genome of Rhododendron vialii isolate Sample 1 chromosome 10a, ASM3025357v1:
TGGTCAATATGTTGACTCATTTTGGttatgttaaggtgataagtcttccgctgggtatTTATTTCTGACAGAATGTGAGGTGTAGTTTGATCTTTTGTGTGGAATGTCACGTGGTCGCGCCGACTCAGGCCCacattgggtgccgtttgcggggcgagGCGTGAcaaaaggtacccatttggcaacgaaatacatttttcatcgccgaaagcttaaaaaatgtgacaaaattattttttgtcgccaaaaataatcatttagtgacaaaatatatatttcgttgccaaatgagaccaatttagtaatgaaattttttttcgtaaccaaatgcttaactttggtgataaaaaataatttcgtcaccattttaacgctttcaacgacgaaaaatatatttcatcgtcaaatgggtacctttcatAACGAAATTTATAAATTGTGCTTTtatcactaaatgtatttcggacataactgaCGGTAGTCTAGTGAGACAAGGTGTCAAGACGATGAGACAGACGAACTGAACAAGGGAATCAAGCTTAGGGGATGTTGAAAAGTAAGCTTGATTGAGAATGAAAAACATGTGTTTGGTACTATTAGTACGGAGGCTTGGTGGCTGGCCAAAGAAGTTAGAAAAAGATTGGCTTGAATTCAATAAGTGTTGCCAAAGATTGACTTTGACAGCCAAGACATGCGTGGAATTAAATGCTGGGAGGATAAGCCTCTAAGCATGGGTTTAGAATAGTACTCTATTTGGCCTATAAATTGGATGTTTTGCTAAGGGTAGAGCCAAAGAAAAAGAgtagcaagagagagagaagagaggaacgGACCCTACATATAGGGGGTTTCCCCAGTAGTGTATAGTAGTGAGTTTGTGAGTGAGGggaaaagaaacagagagagtgAGGGCATGGGAGCAACCCCAAACGGGGGTTCTGCTCCCCAAACGGGGGTTCTCCCCCATAAGCTATGTATTTGTGCTTTGTTGTAAATCAATAAATAAGAGTTTGTTTAGTGCATGAAATTGTGCCACTTCTGCTTTCCAACACAAATACGATGTCAAGTTCGCGGTATCGGGTTTGGGAGGCGTAGCAGCTTCTTTGTTTGCTTGTTAAGCAAGGTAAACCTTGACTACTTGTTTATATTTTgatgaacaaaagaaaattttattataataattCAGCCTGGAACTTgcggaaagaaaagaaaaataatattccCTCCGtacctaaataaatgtccggtcTGCAAGCCTAGGCCTTTAAAAAGatgtatttttttctattaaaaaatttaaatttttttcacaacttgAAAGAACTTATTGATATATATCTTtcgatttgtgaaaaaaataaattaaattttttaacccaaaaaaatgcatgtttttAGAGGCCTAGGTTTGCAAAAAATTTAGCTGTCTATTTTTTAAGAGATGCAACTATATCAACCTCTCTATTTTAACAGTAATTTATTCAAATGCttcagtttgtttttttatttaatcaCTCAATCATATCAACAGCTATCAAGGAAcgttatattttaaaaaagctGTAGTTAAAAATATAGCAATTTTTGAGAGGTCCAAAATTGTATAAAATgaccaacaatttgggacagaTGAAGTAGTAAATTGCTAACAAAAACATGTGAGAGCAAGTGCACCAATCTCTATATAGTTTGGGTTAAAATAGCTATTCAAAATGATTTGTCCATTTTAGGCAGCTACACATTCTATCAGCCTCTCTATTTTAACTATACTTTggtcaaaatataattttaaacaTTGTATACTATATACTAGActaaaaatgttatgatttgAATGACTCATTTCATACGTGTCAATGTCATCGACAAGATTATTTGTAAATAAACTCATCTTCACTAGATGTCAATAATTATCTACTAACATCATATTTTTTGGAATtatccaagaaaaataaaaaggcaGACTCGAAATTCTTtggaataaggacaaaataaaaaggtCAAGTGCTACGACGTTTAGTTAATGGAAATGAAGCCGCAGTCTCTTTGAGTTTCTAATATGTTTGTAGGAGGGGAAGGCAGAAAAGAAGAGACAGGGGCAGGAATTAAGTGTAATAAAAGGAGAAGGCAAATAAAATGTTTTAGTCACATGTATATATCCGGATTtagacgaatcaaaaaagtaaaaaattatgatttttacccaaatattttttgaaatatccaagataaatttagttttttgggctttttgaactttatcttgaatatttcagaaaatatttgggtaaaaatcatagGTTTTTACTCTTCTGGTTCGaaccaaaaaattaagtgaagcgcaaaacgaacaaatgcaaaaaagattTGAGTAAGGACAAAACAAGGAAAGCCCAAAAAATACTTAGAATtaatgaatgacaaaaaaaaaaaagagaacaaaacaaggAAAGCCCAAAAAATGCTTAGCGCAACGCCGCCTGAGTCACAAATTTAAAGTTGTTAATGCGTGTggtttttttatgtttatcagacaatttttgatatccatgTTGGAACATATGTGGTTATAGCAGAATTCTCGTTTCCTCTGTACTCGATCCAGACGTTGAAGTAATACCCCGTTCCAAGGGGCGCAACCAGTTCATCCTCGAGTGGTGTGTTCTTGTTAAGCCTGACGGAGTTTATATTAAGTCCGAAGTGGTGAGAATTCGGGTCGAAATCTTGTTTAAATGTGTCGAGCTCGCGATAAGATGGTTCGAGGCGTTGCCGTCGGTGGCGGCATTAGTCAGACCCAAGTACTCGTCGAGTCTAAAAAGTTGCTACAGTCAACTTATTTCATTTGTTTCGTcaaaaagttgttatttttcaaaatatttggataaaaataaatttttttactttttcgattctttttgtcaagacaaatcaataatccataaaagttgggaataaaacaaacaaatataaaaaaaattcaaataaaaacaaaatcaacttaattttaACTGTTAATTAACGAAAGAGAACTGTTAGTACAAAGAAACATAAGTACAACAAAAGGTAATTTTATACTACAAACCACCACCTACGTACCAAATGTACAAGCAATATAATTCCCCcattcttctccctcctctcaataaagaaagaaagagagaaggatGGAAATCTTCTGATTTCTTATTCCCCCATTAACAACTAGGTTGTAGGAAAGACCAGgaaaaatgagaacttaaacgATATAAATGTGGCTGTCACCATCTGGGCGTTGGATTTCTGGGTTAATGGCCACTGGTGCTGAACCTGATCCACAATCCGCGGCCGTAAAGAACGTCGTGTCAGTGGTGGTGGCCGGAATGATGTCTTCCTCCAACATCGGCACGGGCGCCAACGCGTAATGCGGCATGAATGACGGCACGCGGGGCACAGGCATCGAGCCCGATAGCATCTGAACAATTTCCTGAGTTTTGGGCCTTTCACTTGCTATCGGATGAGAACAGGCTAGACCAAGAAGCAAAAATTTCCTAACTTGGGGTTGAACTCGGCGTCAAGCATGATGTTGCTGGACTTGACGTCACGGTGGACCACCCTCTTTTGGTACTCATTGTGGAGGTAGTGGAGGGCAGAGGCTACCCCGGTGATGATCTTGCGGCGGAGAGTCCAGCTCAACGGCATGCGGTTGGCATTGCCGAAGAGGTTTTGGTAGAGGCTGCCATTGGGCATGTATTCATAAACTAGCAGCAGCTTTCCGTGCTTGTGACACCATCCTGTGATAGAAATAGAGATGTTTTTGCGTTATGATTTGTGTGTACAAGGGAATACTGACTATGATTTGAGAAATAGGCCATATGGGGAAGGATTAGGAATGAAAAAGGACTAACCCAGTAATGGGACAAGGTATTTGTGGCCGAGTTGATTGATAATTGTAAGCTCTTGAAAGAAATCATCCTGACCACCCTTCAAACTCTCTCTAGAGAACATCTTCACCGCAACTTCCAAATCCTTTTGATTCGCCAAATACCCTTTGTAAACCACTCCATACCCACCTCCTCCCAACTTCCTCGTCTCATCAAAATTGTTTGTAGCCTTCTGCAAATCTTTGAACTGATACTCCCTCGGCATCCCAGGCATTATCTTCACCTTTCTCGACATTTGCTGATCCGATCGTCGCGATAACCACCTCTTTCGGAAGTAGTATACCAAAACCAGCGACGCAGGTAAAAGTACCACCGTTGGTATCCCGACGATAAGGCCAATCTCCACACAATTAACGTCGTAGTAGTATTCCACTGTCAAGTTCCACCGTAAAACTCTGTTGATTTCTGCTGAGTTGCCCGTGGATGCCGAAAACCCGAAATACGAGTTCTGATTTACGACCCCTCTGAGCTCCAGATATGATGTAAGAATCGGGGTATCGGGTCTGGGAGGTGTTGGATCCGTTGGGTTTGCTTGTTGAGCCATGTAAACCGCGACGAACTGTATATGTTTTGTTggtcaaaattaagaaaattttaGTATGATAAAGCTAGGCTCTCCTTCCTTGGAAAACAATAGTAAATTGCAtgttttaataataaaaaaagtgcGAGGACAAGCAATGGCGGAGCCATTAAGGGGCTGGGGTGGCCAAGGCCCCcgttggttattttttttttttagttttgcatgtgaagttttttttttgtttaacaaAATAAATCTTATTCTACTAGCACTAATTTAGGAGAAAGGGGATGAAGTTTGTGGGATTGGAACTctcaaatcaagtttttttgaGTGTATTTACTTGACTGTCACTCAATTTGTCACATGTGAAGTAGAATAACACTCCTATAGtcattccaaaattttcttttggaaaaaaaaaaatcttatgattTTGATGGTTAAAACCTTTTTTTAGCATACTGAATTACATTTTAAACTCTATTTTAATAAACTTAATCAATCTTCagaatttcatttttgtcaaaaaaaaaattttctctTAGTTTGACCCCTTCCGAGTGGAGATCCTGACTCCGCCACTGAGAACAAGTGCTTCAGGCAGTCTTTGAGTTTTGGGCAAATATACCTATTCGAGAGTCATTCGTCTATCTTAGATACACACCCTATCAACCCTCTCTCTTTTAGCTATACTTTATTCCAAAtacttttgtttggtttttctttATTCATTCAATCAGAAAATAATTTAGacattatactccctccgtcctaataTATTGCTCATGTTCCACTCTTCGagacctttaaaaaaattgtctatattttttatattcaataCAATCGTGTTTGGtacatctcaattaattttgttaaacaaagatttgaaatcatagaaaatattataaattgggaAATATATACAATTATTTGAGTGACACGACTGCCCAAAAAAGATCAAcaatttgagacggagggagtactattttacGGATATAGTTTGCATACTAGCTAGACCAAAAATAATTAGATAATCCACATCGCTCATTTCATTGGTGTACAGTCGTCGACAAGATCATTTGTAAACAAGGTCATCTAAC
Proteins encoded in this window:
- the LOC131303189 gene encoding probable L-type lectin-domain containing receptor kinase S.5, yielding MELLANPIPAVVLLLSLLAAAPPVSARLKSCTITYHDFNNSNLNTEKLYVASNDSTVASGALHVTLESDYSPLTNQSGRILYDKSFKLWEGRNDTYSDRVASFNTSFLVNFDQKIGFPTPGEGLTFVVAPDLNLPPRNSFGGYLGLTNFTTDGNILNQILAIELDTFKQDFDPDSNHVGLNINSVISGTTTSLTPLGFELVPPYGTHNFFNVWVQYDGIKKFVAVYMAQQANPTDPTPPRPDTPILTSYLELRGVVNQNSYFGFSASTGNSAEINRVLRWNLTVEYYYDVNCVEIGLIVGIPTVVLLPASLVLVYYFRKRWLSRRSDQQMSRKVKIMPGMPREYQFKDLQKATNNFDETRKLGGGGYGVVYKGYLANQKDLEVAVKMFSRESLKGGQDDFFQELTIINQLGHKYLVPLLGWCHKHGKLLLVYEYMPNGSLYQNLFGNANRMPLSWTLRRKIITGVASALHYLHNEYQKRVVHRDVKSSNIMLDAEFNPKLGNFCFLV